The DNA window tcctgttaaaatggttcttagTGGATTAAAAGAATGGTCAATATTTCACAGCATGTTTTGGTGAGTAAACTATCTACACTGGTAGTTAGACccacccaaagtccaagcttttgTTAAAACGGCTCTAATTCAAGTACAGAGTAAAAGGGGattacatacaatgtataagAAACTTTTTCTCACATCAGATATCTTTTTTCATCCAAGATATTGCATTGGGGTCCCACCTATCTACTTTTGACTGTCCTTTGAGAAATCCCCCTATGGGTGGTGGGGGAGGAGGTGGGGGAGCTGCGGGGGCAGATACTACAGACGGTCCTTGATTTGTTGACAAGGAGATTGGATCTTTGCCTCTGCTGTTCTCAGAGGTGGTATCAAGCAGAAATTTTTGTAGCTGAAATGCGAATAATAAAACTGGTATCAACAATAACTCACAATTGacataaacaatatcaaattatgcccattcaaatatttttactctacttttacaacatacatgtataatatatgcaTGGCATAGATAGTTTCTTAACTGGGTATATGCATATATCAGTTTCTTAAatcgtacatgtatgttaatgaATCTTTATGTGCCTGTACTTACAAAGCCCTCTGGTAAGTGGTCAGTGTTCACACCAAAACTGACAATAGGTTCACAAAATGTGTAGCCCAAATGTTTGTAAAAGTCCTGTTTGTCATGTGTGCTCAAGTAAAGTGTTGTTATTCCCTTTCTACAAAACagagttaaaaatattcattattaatGGAAGAATTTATATGCAAGAACTTgtgatataaatacatgtaaatatattgaaatatatttcaacttcaGGAGGAACTTCTTTAATCCCAACCTTTTTACAAACTGTTCTGTTTGCAGCATTATTTTCTTTCCATACCCCTTACCACGCAAATCTTTCCTAACTACAACTGAAATGAGAATACATTAATGgaaataaacatttgaatatatgtatgaatttttttttttttggcatatc is part of the Crassostrea angulata isolate pt1a10 chromosome 3, ASM2561291v2, whole genome shotgun sequence genome and encodes:
- the LOC128175379 gene encoding N-alpha-acetyltransferase 80-like isoform X2 → MEKLLVLHENKQYIDECADILNEEWKRSKSARLHSLEKSCDSFPTCLILLGNIHGVNTVVAHCRLSKVQGKPDSIFVESVVVRKDLRGKGYGKKIMLQTEQFVKRKGITTLYLSTHDKQDFYKHLGYTFCEPIVSFGVNTDHLPEGFLQKFLLDTTSENSRGKDPISLSTNQGPSVVSAPAAPPPPPPPPIGGFLKGQSKVDRWDPNAISWMKKDI